A stretch of the Ipomoea triloba cultivar NCNSP0323 chromosome 16, ASM357664v1 genome encodes the following:
- the LOC116007886 gene encoding uncharacterized protein LOC116007886 produces MPFLVYLLLFLSLHACTSRPLGINHTQHYLLHLSHKAVKLPIKEEFHMAENFQAKNEQVLQEKLNFGESKSQARSILEYPETHKTEETVKSNEDEPVEDVVVMDYAQPHRKTPIHNKAP; encoded by the exons ATGCCTTTTCTTGTTTATCTTCTCCTCTTTCTTTCTCTGCATGCATGCACTTCTCGACCACTCGGAATCAATCATACCCAACATTATCTACTGCACCTCTCTCACAAG GCTGTAAAGCTTCCAATAAAGGAGGAATTTCACATGGCAGAAAATTTCCAGGCCAAAAATGAACAAGTTTTGCAAGAGAAACTCAACTTTGGG GAGTCAAAAAGTCAAGCACGGTCAATCTTAGAATATCCGGAGACACATAAAACAGAAGAAACAGTGAAATCTAACGAAGATGAACCGGTGGAAGACGTTGTAGTTATGGACTATGCACAACCCCATCGCAAGACACCCATCCACAACAAAGCACCATAG